One genomic window of Elaeis guineensis isolate ETL-2024a chromosome 2, EG11, whole genome shotgun sequence includes the following:
- the LOC105046251 gene encoding protein neprosin: MASSCCTPVPVIAISLGLLLLASISSVLSESMGNNTFRPRKELLKSRRMRALLKRLNKPSAKTIQSPDGDIIDCVPSHLQPAFDHPRLKGLKPMDPPERPRGHRFTDPLVDESFQLWRISGESCPDGTIPVRRTNEEDVLRATSVKKFGRKLAARLRRDSESSSHEHAVGYVVGDQYYGAKASLNVWAPSVTSPTEFSLSQIWVISGSFGHDLNTIEAGWQVSPQLYGDNAPRFFTYWTTDAYQTTGCYNLLCSGFIQTNNRIAIGAAISPTSTYNGGQFDISLLVWKDPNHGNWWLEFGSGLLVGYWPSFLFSHLAEHASMVQFGGEIVNTQPSGSHTSTQMGSGHFAHEGFGKASYFRNVQVVDWDNSLIPVQNLRVLADHPDCYDVQGGSNSVWGNYFYYGGPGRNVRCP; the protein is encoded by the exons ATGGCTTCTAGCTGCTGCACTCCTGTTCCAGTCATTGCCATCTCTCTTGGGCTTCTACTTCTTGCTTCTATAAGTTCTGTCCTCTCAGAATCTATGGGAAACAACACATTCCGACCCCGCAAAGAGCTACTGAAGTCTAGGAGGATGAGAGCTCTTCTCAAAAGGCTTAACAAGCCTTCTGCCAAAACAATTCAG AGTCCTGATGGTGATATTATAGATTGTGTTCCATCACATCTGCAGCCAGCATTTGATCATCCCAGACTTAAAGGACTGAAACCTATG GATCCACCAGAAAGACCCAGAGGCCATAGATTTACTGATCCACTGGTTGATGAAAGCTTTCAATTATGGAGGATCTCGGGCGAATCATGTCCCGATGGAACGATACCGGTCAGGAGAACAAACGAAGAAGATGTTTTGCGAGCCACTTCGGTAAAGAAGTTTGGTAGGAAGCTGGCAGCAAGACTACGGCGAGATTCTGAGAGTAGCAGCCATGAG CATGCGGTTGGGTATGTGGTAGGAGATCAATATTACGGAGCAAAAGCAAGCCTAAATGTATGGGCACCGAGCGTAACCAGCCCAACTGAGTTCAGCTTATCACAGATATGGGTCATCTCTGGATCCTTTGGCCATGATCTCAACACCATTGAAGCCGGATGGCAG gTCAGTCCACAGTTGTATGGAGACAATGCTCCAAGGTTCTTCACTTATTGGACA ACGGATGCATACCAAACTACTGGATGCTACAACCTCTTGTGCTCGGGTTTCATCCAAACAAACAACAGGATCGCTATTGGAGCGGCAATCTCCCCAACATCAACGTATAATGGTGGGCAGTTCGATATCAGTCTGCTGGTCTGGAag GATCCGAACCATGGTAATTGGTGGCTAGAATTTGGATCAGGCCTGTTGGTAGGCTACTGGCCATCATTTTTGTTCAGTCACCTAGCAGAACATGCAAGCATGGTGCAATTTGGCGGAGAGATCGTTAACACCCAGCCATCGGGATCCCACACCTCAACCCAAATGGGTAGCGGCCATTTTGCCCACGAAGGCTTTGGCAAGGCATCCTACTTCCGGAATGTACAAGTCGTCGATTGGGACAACAGCCTGATACCTGTGCAAAACCTTCGGGTCCTCGCAGATCATCCGGATTGCTACGATGTACAAGGAGGGAGCAACAGCGTGTGgggaaattatttttattatggagGCCCAGGAAGAAATGTGAGATGCCCGTGA